The proteins below are encoded in one region of Ereboglobus luteus:
- the nusB gene encoding transcription antitermination factor NusB — translation MNHGKKGIFAQRRDGRVAAMQFLYAWSLNTPANLAQDLHVFFQSQQNPREHYAFGEELINGVIENLGEIDARIKEFAHNWEFDRIARIDLAILRMAIFEMTHRKDIPPIVSINEAIDLSKQFSTHDSKRFINGILDRLKDQLGRDARKAG, via the coding sequence TGAACCACGGTAAAAAAGGCATCTTTGCCCAGCGCCGCGACGGCCGCGTCGCCGCCATGCAGTTTCTCTACGCCTGGAGCCTCAACACGCCCGCGAACCTCGCGCAGGACCTGCACGTGTTTTTCCAATCGCAACAAAACCCCCGCGAGCATTACGCGTTTGGCGAGGAGCTCATCAATGGCGTTATCGAAAACCTCGGCGAGATCGATGCCCGCATCAAGGAGTTCGCGCACAACTGGGAGTTCGACCGCATCGCGCGCATCGACCTCGCGATCTTGCGCATGGCGATTTTCGAGATGACGCACCGCAAGGACATCCCGCCCATCGTCTCCATCAACGAGGCCATCGACCTCTCGAAACAATTTTCCACGCACGATTCAAAACGCTTCATCAACGGCATCCTCGACCGGCTTAAAGACCAGCTCGGACGCGACGCCCGAAAAGCCGGGTGA